A genome region from Microcella alkaliphila includes the following:
- the hisD gene encoding histidinol dehydrogenase gives MIQTIDLRGRRLTDAELLTLVPRSASSVASAVDAVDAIIADVRQRGADALLEQAERFDRVRPTSIRVSADDIARAERELDPAVRSALLTAIDRVRRGTAAQVPPEVRTEIAPGATIVQRWRPVDRVGLYVPGGKAVYPSSVVMNVLAAQGAGVASIALASPPQEAFGGSVHPTILAAASLLGIDEVYAMGGAGAIGALAYGVPGVGLEPVQVITGPGNLFVATAKRAVTGVVGIDSEAGPTEILIIADETARADLVVADLLSQAEHDELASAVLVTTSSSLADAVAAALPAAADATPHADRVTTALQGQQSAIVIVDDLAVACRFSDAYAPEHLELHVADPHALLPALSHAGAIFVGAHTPVSLGDYAAGSNHVLPTGGQARFSAGLGAYTFLRAQQVVEYTRGALRAVADDVVALAHAEELPAHGAAITARFSGPDATLD, from the coding sequence CGTCGCCTCCGCCGTCGACGCGGTGGACGCGATCATCGCCGACGTCCGTCAGCGCGGCGCGGACGCGCTGCTCGAGCAGGCCGAGCGCTTCGATCGGGTCCGTCCCACGAGCATTCGAGTGTCGGCCGACGACATCGCGCGCGCCGAGCGTGAACTCGACCCCGCCGTCCGCTCGGCGCTGCTCACTGCGATCGATCGCGTTCGGCGCGGCACGGCGGCGCAGGTTCCTCCGGAGGTGCGCACCGAGATCGCCCCCGGGGCAACGATCGTTCAGCGCTGGCGCCCCGTCGACCGCGTTGGGCTGTATGTGCCCGGCGGCAAGGCGGTCTACCCGTCGAGCGTCGTGATGAACGTCCTGGCTGCCCAGGGCGCGGGCGTCGCCTCGATCGCCCTCGCCTCCCCACCGCAGGAAGCGTTCGGCGGCTCCGTGCATCCCACGATCCTCGCGGCCGCGTCGCTGCTCGGTATCGACGAGGTGTACGCGATGGGCGGTGCGGGCGCGATCGGCGCACTCGCCTACGGCGTTCCCGGTGTCGGCCTCGAGCCGGTTCAGGTCATCACGGGCCCCGGCAACCTTTTTGTGGCGACCGCCAAGCGCGCGGTCACCGGCGTCGTCGGCATCGACTCGGAGGCCGGCCCCACCGAGATTCTCATCATCGCCGACGAGACGGCGCGGGCCGACCTCGTCGTGGCCGACCTGCTCAGCCAGGCCGAACACGATGAGCTGGCAAGCGCCGTGCTCGTGACGACGAGCTCATCGCTTGCCGACGCCGTCGCGGCCGCCCTGCCCGCCGCCGCGGACGCGACCCCGCACGCTGACCGCGTCACGACGGCCCTGCAGGGCCAGCAGTCGGCGATCGTCATCGTCGACGATCTCGCCGTCGCGTGCCGGTTCTCTGACGCGTACGCGCCCGAACACCTCGAGCTGCACGTGGCAGACCCCCACGCGCTTCTACCCGCGCTCAGCCACGCGGGTGCCATCTTCGTCGGCGCTCACACACCCGTAAGCCTGGGTGACTACGCCGCGGGGTCGAACCATGTCCTCCCGACCGGCGGCCAGGCGCGGTTCTCGGCAGGACTCGGCGCCTACACGTTCCTGCGCGCCCAGCAGGTGGTCGAGTACACCCGCGGTGCCCTGCGCGCCGTCGCTGACGACGTTGTGGCGCTTGCCCACGCGGAAGAGCTGCCTGCGCACGGTGCCGCGATCACCGCGCGCTTCTCGGGGCCCGACGCCACGCTCGACTAG
- the nrdR gene encoding transcriptional regulator NrdR has protein sequence MHCPFCRYSDSRVVDSRTSDDGLAIRRRRQCPECGRRFSTTETASLSVVKRSGVAEPFSRDKIVAGVRKACQGRPVTDGDLAQLAQRVEENLRATGASQLDANDIGLAILPELRQLDEVAYLRFASVYQAFDNLDDFEAAIAQLRSEDAGRATNAD, from the coding sequence ATGCACTGCCCCTTCTGCCGGTACTCCGACAGCCGCGTCGTCGACTCCCGCACGAGCGATGACGGGCTTGCGATTCGCCGCCGCCGGCAGTGCCCCGAGTGCGGTCGCCGCTTCTCCACCACCGAGACCGCGTCACTGTCGGTCGTCAAGCGCTCGGGTGTCGCCGAGCCCTTCTCCCGCGACAAGATCGTCGCGGGGGTGCGCAAGGCGTGCCAGGGGCGCCCGGTCACCGACGGCGACCTCGCCCAGCTCGCTCAGCGCGTCGAGGAGAACCTCCGCGCGACCGGCGCCTCCCAGCTCGACGCCAACGACATCGGCCTGGCGATCCTGCCGGAGCTGCGCCAGCTCGACGAGGTCGCCTACCTGCGCTTTGCGAGCGTGTACCAGGCGTTCGACAACCTCGACGACTTCGAGGCGGCGATCGCCCAACTGCGCAGCGAAGACGCCGGTCGAGCGACGAACGCCGACTGA